A DNA window from Arachis duranensis cultivar V14167 chromosome 3, aradu.V14167.gnm2.J7QH, whole genome shotgun sequence contains the following coding sequences:
- the LOC107477736 gene encoding NEDD8-activating enzyme E1 regulatory subunit AXR1 isoform X1, whose translation MAEPKVKYDRQLRIWGEQGQAALEKSSICLLNCGPTGSETLKNLVLGGIGSITVVDGSKVEVGDLGNNFLVDESSVGQSKAKCVSSFLQELNDSVKAKFVEEYPEALIETNPSFFSQFTLVIATQLVESSMIKLDRICREANVILIFARSYGLTGFVRISLKEHTVIESKPEHFLDDLRLNNPWLELKSFADSIDLTVQDPVAHKHIPYVVILVKMADEWAKSHGGKLPSTREQKKEFKDLLKARMVSQDEDNYKEAIEASFKVFAPRGISLDLQRILNDSSSEVDSNSSDFWVLVAALKEFIANEGGGEAPLEGSIPDMTSSTEQYINLQNIYLAKAEADFLVMEQLVRSILKKIGRDSNSIPKATIRSFCKNARKLRVCRYRSIEDEFNSPNLPELQKYLTDEDSSSGGATFVGRGAMAPPKPLNFHIAVGIYILLRAVDRFAANYNSFPGQFDSATDEDIPRLKSAAISLLSDLGCNGTALAEDLINEMCRFGAAELHAVAALVGGIASQEVIKLITRQFVPMSGTYIFNGIDHKSQLLSL comes from the exons ATGGCAGAACCCAAAGTTAAGTATGATCGCCAACTCAG GATATGGGGTGAACAAGGACAGGCAGCACTTGAGAAATCTAGTATTTGCTTACTTAACTGTGGCCCTACTGGCTCTGAAACACTTAAGAATCTTGTTCTTGGTGGGATAGGAAGCATCACTGTAGTTGATGGATCTAAAGTTGAAGTGGGTGATCTTGGAAACAATTTTCTGG TGGATGAGTCAAGTGTCGGGCAGTCAAAGGCAAAATGTGTTAGCTCATTTCTTCAAGAGCTAAACGATTCTGTTAAAGCAAAATTTGTAGAGGAGTATCCAGAGGCATTGATTGAGACAAACCCATCATTCTTTTCTCAGTTTACTTTGGTCATTGCCACACAG CTTGTCGAAAGTTCAATGATAAAGCTTGATCGAATCTGCCGGGAGGCAAACGTTATTTTGATCTTTGCTCGTTCCTATGGCCTTACAGGGTTTGTTCGAATTAGTTTGAAG GAGCATACTGTCATCGAGTCAAAGCCTGAGCATTTTCTGGATGACCTCCGGTTAAATAATCCTTGGCTTGAACTAAAGAG TTTTGCAGACAGCATTGACTTGACTGTGCAAGATCCTGTTGCTCATAAGCACATACCATATGTTGTCATTCTTGTCAAGATGGCTGATGAGTGGGCCAAAAGCCATGGTGGTAAGCTCCCATCAAcaagagaacaaaaaaaggaGTTCAAG GATCTTTTGAAGGCCAGGATGGTTTCACAAGATGAAGATAATTATAAAGAAGCTATTGAAGCATCATTCAAAGTGTTTGCTCCCCGAGGAATTA GTTTGGATTTGCAGAGGATACTAAATGATAGTTCTTCTGAGGTGGACTCTAATTCATCAGATTTTTGGGTGTTGGTGGCTGCTCTGAAG gaattcattGCAAATGAAGGTGGTGGGGAGGCACCACTTGAAGGATCTATACCGGATATGACATCTTCCACCGA GCAATATATTAATTTGCAGAATATCTATCTAGCTAAGGCTGAGGCTGACTTTCTTGTAATGGAACAACTAGTGAGAAGTATCTTGAAGAAGATTGGTCGAGATTCAAATAGCATTCCAAAGGCAACAATTAGAAGTTTCtgtaaaaatgcaagaaaactcAGA GTTTGCAGGTACCGGTCAATTGAAGATGAATTTAATTCTCCAAACCTACCTGAGTTGCAGAAGTACCTAACTGATGAGGATAGCAG CAGTGGCGGAGCCACGTTTGTGGGAAGGGGGGCAATGGCCCCTCCCAAACCTCTAAATTTTCA CATTGCTGTAGGAATTTATATTTTGCTTCGTGCTGTGGACCGGTTTGCTGCTAATTACAACAGTTTTCCTGGACAGTTTGACAG TGCAACGGATGAGGATATACCAAGATTGAAGAGCGCAGCTATTAGCCTCCTAAGTGACCTGGGATGCAATGGAACCGCTTTGGCTGAGGACCTCATCAATGAGATGTGTCGATTTGGTGCAGCAGAGCTTCATGCTGTGGCTGCTTTGGTTGGTGGAATTGCATCCCAAGAAGTGATCAAG CTCATAACAAGGCAGTTTGTACCGATGTCCGGAACCTACATCTTCAATGGCATTGACCACAAGTCACAGCTGTTGTCCCTGTAA
- the LOC107477736 gene encoding NEDD8-activating enzyme E1 regulatory subunit AXR1 isoform X2 has translation MAEPKVKYDRQLRIWGEQGQAALEKSSICLLNCGPTGSETLKNLVLGGIGSITVVDGSKVEVGDLGNNFLVDESSVGQSKAKCVSSFLQELNDSVKAKFVEEYPEALIETNPSFFSQFTLVIATQLVESSMIKLDRICREANVILIFARSYGLTGFVRISLKEHTVIESKPEHFLDDLRLNNPWLELKSFADSIDLTVQDPVAHKHIPYVVILVKMADEWAKSHGGKLPSTREQKKEFKDLLKARMVSQDEDNYKEAIEASFKVFAPRGISLDLQRILNDSSSEVDSNSSDFWVLVAALKEFIANEGGGEAPLEGSIPDMTSSTEQYINLQNIYLAKAEADFLVMEQLVRSILKKIGRDSNSIPKATIRSFCKNARKLRVCRYRSIEDEFNSPNLPELQKYLTDEDSSIAVGIYILLRAVDRFAANYNSFPGQFDSATDEDIPRLKSAAISLLSDLGCNGTALAEDLINEMCRFGAAELHAVAALVGGIASQEVIKLITRQFVPMSGTYIFNGIDHKSQLLSL, from the exons ATGGCAGAACCCAAAGTTAAGTATGATCGCCAACTCAG GATATGGGGTGAACAAGGACAGGCAGCACTTGAGAAATCTAGTATTTGCTTACTTAACTGTGGCCCTACTGGCTCTGAAACACTTAAGAATCTTGTTCTTGGTGGGATAGGAAGCATCACTGTAGTTGATGGATCTAAAGTTGAAGTGGGTGATCTTGGAAACAATTTTCTGG TGGATGAGTCAAGTGTCGGGCAGTCAAAGGCAAAATGTGTTAGCTCATTTCTTCAAGAGCTAAACGATTCTGTTAAAGCAAAATTTGTAGAGGAGTATCCAGAGGCATTGATTGAGACAAACCCATCATTCTTTTCTCAGTTTACTTTGGTCATTGCCACACAG CTTGTCGAAAGTTCAATGATAAAGCTTGATCGAATCTGCCGGGAGGCAAACGTTATTTTGATCTTTGCTCGTTCCTATGGCCTTACAGGGTTTGTTCGAATTAGTTTGAAG GAGCATACTGTCATCGAGTCAAAGCCTGAGCATTTTCTGGATGACCTCCGGTTAAATAATCCTTGGCTTGAACTAAAGAG TTTTGCAGACAGCATTGACTTGACTGTGCAAGATCCTGTTGCTCATAAGCACATACCATATGTTGTCATTCTTGTCAAGATGGCTGATGAGTGGGCCAAAAGCCATGGTGGTAAGCTCCCATCAAcaagagaacaaaaaaaggaGTTCAAG GATCTTTTGAAGGCCAGGATGGTTTCACAAGATGAAGATAATTATAAAGAAGCTATTGAAGCATCATTCAAAGTGTTTGCTCCCCGAGGAATTA GTTTGGATTTGCAGAGGATACTAAATGATAGTTCTTCTGAGGTGGACTCTAATTCATCAGATTTTTGGGTGTTGGTGGCTGCTCTGAAG gaattcattGCAAATGAAGGTGGTGGGGAGGCACCACTTGAAGGATCTATACCGGATATGACATCTTCCACCGA GCAATATATTAATTTGCAGAATATCTATCTAGCTAAGGCTGAGGCTGACTTTCTTGTAATGGAACAACTAGTGAGAAGTATCTTGAAGAAGATTGGTCGAGATTCAAATAGCATTCCAAAGGCAACAATTAGAAGTTTCtgtaaaaatgcaagaaaactcAGA GTTTGCAGGTACCGGTCAATTGAAGATGAATTTAATTCTCCAAACCTACCTGAGTTGCAGAAGTACCTAACTGATGAGGATAGCAG CATTGCTGTAGGAATTTATATTTTGCTTCGTGCTGTGGACCGGTTTGCTGCTAATTACAACAGTTTTCCTGGACAGTTTGACAG TGCAACGGATGAGGATATACCAAGATTGAAGAGCGCAGCTATTAGCCTCCTAAGTGACCTGGGATGCAATGGAACCGCTTTGGCTGAGGACCTCATCAATGAGATGTGTCGATTTGGTGCAGCAGAGCTTCATGCTGTGGCTGCTTTGGTTGGTGGAATTGCATCCCAAGAAGTGATCAAG CTCATAACAAGGCAGTTTGTACCGATGTCCGGAACCTACATCTTCAATGGCATTGACCACAAGTCACAGCTGTTGTCCCTGTAA